A region of the Gemmatimonadaceae bacterium genome:
CAATCATGTCCGTCGCGTCCCGCATCGAACGCTTTACGATTGCCCTGCTGAACACCTCCATCCCCGTGTTCATAGTGCGTGGGTTTGCGCATGCAGATACCCCCGCGGCGGAGCGGCTCCGTGACGCGCCCTGATTACCACAGCTCACCGGCGTGCCCGAAATCTCGACGCGCTGCTCGAGCTTTACATGCAGCGTGTCCCCAACGTGCGGCCGCAGCTGAAGCAGAACCGGCTGCGCGCCCACCACCGCAGTGGACACGAAGAATCCCACAGCGACTATAACGGTGCGAGACGCTCTAGAAGCCATATGGATCATCAATCGGGAGCGAGCGCACACCACGGGGGCGGTCGCCTGGCGCACCGGCGCCTGCCGTGGCGGGCTCGGGCGGTACGATTCTGCGGAACTGCGATTCAAAGTAGGTCTTTACGTTCGCCGGTCTGGCAAGCGTCGTGGCGTCACGCGCCTTGAGCAGCTCCACTTCGTCATAGAGCGCGACGTATTTCTGAATCCAGGGTAGCGTTATTGAGGGGTCGAGCAGCCGAAGGGATCGATAGATCGCCACGTCGAGTCCCGTCTCCGCCGACTGCGGGAACAGCTCGACCCCGTCTCTGCCCAGCATGACGGCCGGCCGCGGAAAGCGTACGAAGATAGGCTGCGTGAAATGAGGGTGGCGCACCATCAGCTGCCCTTTCTCGAGGGTCGCAAGCTTCGTCCGCGTAGCGGGGCTCAGCACTGCGTAACCCGGCGTGGCGAGCTCGTCGGAGTCCATTCGGCCGAAGAGCGACGTACCGGAGTTGCCTACCACTCGTCGATGCACTTGTGACCTGAATTGCTGCGCGCTGAACAGAACGAGTCCCAGATACCTCCCGCGCTCGGCGATGTCGAGCAGCATCTTGCGGACGTAAGTGTCCTGCCCGTCACCCGGTGCGTATTTGTTGAGCTCGTCGACGAATACTATCAGATGCCTGACGCCAAGGTCGCGACGCTCGAGATGCTCGCGAAGCTTCGAGACGATGCGGGCAAAGATCAGATCCTGCGCGTCTTCCTCGAGCGTCGCTACATCTACGACATACACCATCCGGTCCTCGAAGCTCCCGAATGGCAGATCGCTCACCATGCCGGTATCCGTGACGAGACCAGCGCAGCGGGTGGAGATGTTCGACAGACGGTTGCGAACCTTTCTGATCGTCGCGATGTGATGCGTGCGCCACGAATCGGAATTGGATTTCTCGAGACCGCGGAGCAGATCCTTGAACCAGTCTTCGAGATCGGCGAACGACTGAACCCTGTGGTCGCGTGAGAGGTGACTGTCCTTCTCGAACACGCGGTCGAGGACACGCTCGTTGATGAAGTCGATCAGCGCATCGGCTTTTGCGTCGATGTCATCGCGATTGAGGAGGACCTCGGCGTACTTCAGCACCTCGCGAAGGCCCCACGTGAGCGGCGTTACGTTGTGGAGCAGCGCCTCGTTCGAGCGAAGGGTGTTGAGCGAGAAGCCCTTTGCTGTGTAGGGCGCGAAGTAGCGCACCCTTTCGAATGGTTTTGGCGCCACTCCCATTTTCTCGTACAGCTCGAGGTCCCGCTCGTCGAGGCGTCCGGGCTGATCGATGAAACACAGATCCGGCCCCTTCACGTTGAAGCAGACGGCGGCGATCGAGCCTTTGCTGTCGGGGAAATGCGTGAACACCGACGCGAGCAGCCACTCGACCGCACTCGTTTTCGTCGCCAGGCCGGACATGCCCGAGATGTTGAGATGCGCCGCCTCCGGCCCGAGCAGAAACTCGGCGTCGAGGAAGATCGTCGAATCTGTCGCACCCGCACGGTACACGCCGATCGGAATTCCAGTGGACGCGCCTTCCTTGAGGTAGCCGTCCATCCTCAAGGCGATCTCGACGTCTTCCTCCTCGGCGAGGTGGACTTCACCCATGGGGACAGGCTGCAGCGGCTCGTCGGGGATCTGGCGCAGGACAGCCGCGGAATAAAGTCTGATCTCCGCGCGGTCGGTGACGGCAAACCCCGCATTCGCGGGCGAGCCGTCGTGGCTCATTACATCGTGCATCGGCGACTGAAGGTCGGTGTAGCTGAATCCTTCAATCACGATACCGTACACACGCGGGATCTGACCGTTCACCGGGGTGGAGCCGTCCACGCGCACGATGGTTCCGATTCCAACCGGCGACTCGAGCGCAGTCCAGAAATGAAACTCATGCGGCGTGTTCGGCCGCCGCTCGGTGGCAACTACTCTTCCGAGGGCCTCCGTCAAGATATTGCCCTCAGGAATTCTTCGGTGTCTCGAATACCGTAGCTCATTTTGTCCCAGCGTCCGTCAGGTAGCGCGAGCGGGGATCCTTCGGCGATTACCCAGCGGGATATCTCATCTGCACGCGTGCTCATGTCGGCGGACTCGGCCGCTTCGACACGCACCAGTCCAAAGAGCGCATCGTGGCCCCTCGGATTCCGGACGCGGACGTACCAGCTGGCAACCGAGTGCCGGCTGCGCGGACTGACACGAAAGATGGAAGATCGCTCGCCGGCGTGGAGCCCGACGACAACGCGGAATGCATCGCCTTCAGCGTAGAGAGTCCGGTGGCTCTTGATGACACCCACCACCAGTGGTGATGTGGAAGCCAGGCGACTTGCGGTGATGCTGCCGTCCACGTAAAGAGTCGACGACTCCGACGCACACCATGCCTCTGCCAACTGCTGCTCGAGAGCCTCGCGATCCTGCTGAACTTTCAGGATCGCACGCTCGAGCAGCGCGGCTGGATGTCTGGAGGGTATGGCGTCTTTGGCGTCGGGTTGCGCGGTGTCGACAACTCGAGAGTCAGCGCGGAAACCAGCAGGCAGAGCGTCGAGATACCGGAACGGAACGTAGTACCGCGCGGCAGAGGCCGGGCGCTCGCGTTCCCATGTTACGAGCTTCCGGTGCCGGCGGACCCGAACGGCGGCCGACACAGTTGCCCAAACGATTGGAATTCCGTCGCAATGATTGACGACTCGAACGTCCTGCGCGCCATCGAGAAAAGCGCCAAACCCGGATTCGAGTCGCCGGGCGCGCTCGGGTGCCACGCGCATGGCGCGTAAGGTGCCTCCTTCGATTGGCTGCGGAACCGCGAGAACCGGCGGCTCGTCACTTCTTCCGCGAGGATCGCCTTCGCTCGCAGAAAGCTCCATCGCGCTCGCGTTCGGCAGGGCCGCCATGATGAAACGCCGAGCGGCGTGAGTCGATGTCGGCCAGCTGAGGTCGCTTTCCCGATGCGTGTCTGTCGGCGTCACTCCAGCCCGATGTCCCACGCCTGCTCCAGATCCTTTTTCGAGTACGCGCGAAACGCCGTCAGTGTCTGAGTGCTTCTCAATCCAGGCACCTGCGTCATGTGCTCCGTCACTACTGTTGCAACACCTTCGTAATCCGTCACCTCGATGATGGCAACCAGATCCCATTCCCCGGAGACGGAATAGACCTGTGAGACCCCTTCGATTCCAGCAAGCTTGGTCGCGCATTGCGGAATCGATTTGGGATCGGCTTTGACGAGCACGATTGCGGTGATCATTGGCGGGTTTTGTAAGCCTGCTGACGCGCGCCCGCTTGGGCGACGTCCGGTGGAAGCTGCTATACTTCGCTCTCGGCGCTGAGCATCACTCGACGCACGGATTATAACAGTATCGGCGCGGCCAAAGCTGCGCCATGTTGCGCTCTGGGAGCACACAAACTTGGAATCGGAAGAGCGAGAGGCCGCGACGGGCCGCAGCCAGAACGTGGTTCACATACTGCCCCAGTCCGTGAACTCCGTGCCGCGATTCCTTACCGCTCCACTCGAGCGCGTGGATCCCGTTGCGGGAGGCGTTCAACTGGTCGTCGTGACTGCCGACGCCGAAGCCGCCGTGGCATTGGCGGAAGCCGTTCTCCGACTTACCGGACTCGGCGGAATCGAGCTCTTTCCGGTAACGACTGCCCGTCGAGCCGCGAGGCTCATGCAGGGCCGGCCCATTCTGGCGATTGCCGGGGCCCCCGCGGACCTCGCTGACCTCATTCGCGGCAGCCAGCTGAAGATGGACGCCGTGCGCACTGTCGTCCTCGCGTGGGTGGATGATGTACTCGACGCCGAGCCCGAAGCGACCAACGCTCTGGAGCTCCTGATGACGGAGGTTCCCAAAGACTCCGCGCGGATTGTCGTGACGGAGCGACCAGATGCCCGCCTGGATGCCTTCATCGAGCGCTACCTGCGTCGGGCGAGGCGGATCGACGAGCGCGAAACGATCGACGAGTCGGCGCCGGTGGCCCTTCAATACGTGACTGCGTCGCCAGCCTCGCGCGCCGGCGCATTGAGGCGACTGCTCGATGAGCTCGATCCCCCTTCGGCCACCGTCGTCGCATCGGAAATCGACCATGCCGCAGTCGCGA
Encoded here:
- a CDS encoding Lrp/AsnC ligand binding domain-containing protein; this encodes MITAIVLVKADPKSIPQCATKLAGIEGVSQVYSVSGEWDLVAIIEVTDYEGVATVVTEHMTQVPGLRSTQTLTAFRAYSKKDLEQAWDIGLE